One Setaria italica strain Yugu1 chromosome I, Setaria_italica_v2.0, whole genome shotgun sequence DNA window includes the following coding sequences:
- the LOC111255795 gene encoding salutaridine reductase-like encodes MEGNTGNQSVKEVAVVTGGNRGIGLEICRQLASNGVTVILTARDEKRGAEAVSILGTLGLSNVLFHQLDVSDPSSAVRLADFIKEKFGKLDILVNNAAIAGTTSEIGNPETFRQEVAGMELKERVDRIRKHMTEPYKQAEECLRTNYHGTKAVTKALLPLLRFSSHGRIVNISSRYGLLRFFRGEELKQELSNIDNLSEERLDDLSELFLKDFKDGQVERRGWPTEGGFIAYKVSKALMNAYSRILAKEHPSLCINCVHPGFVQTDMSFQVGDLTVEEGARGALMMALAPKGGMTGGFLNRTEVAPFV; translated from the exons ATGGAAGGAAACACCGGCAACCAATCTGTTAAGGA GGTCGCTGTGGTTACAGGAGGGAACAGAGGAATcgggttggaaatatgcaggcAACTGGCTTCCAATGGAGTCACGGTAATATTGACAGCAAGGGATGAGAAGAGGGGTGCCGAAGCAGTCAGCATCCTTGGCACGCTTGGGCTATCCAACGTCCTGTTTCATCAACTGGACGTCAGCGATCCGTCGAGCGCTGTGCGTTTAGCTGATTTCATCAAGGAGAAGTTTGGCAAGCTGGATATATTG GTCAACAATGCAGCAATTGCTGGGACGACAAGTGAGATTGGCAACCCAGAAACTTTTCGGCAAGAG GTCGCCGGCATGGAACTCAAGGAGAGGGTTGATAGAATCAGAAAGCACATGACGGAACCTTACAAACAAGCAGAAGAGTGCTTAAGGACCAACTATCATGGGACCAAAGCTGTCACAAAAGCATTGCTTCCTCTCCTACGGTTCTCATCCCATGGAAGAATCGTTAACATATCATCTCGCTATGGACTGCTCAGG TTTTTCCGTGGAGAGGAACTCAAACAGGAGCTCAGCAACATCGACAACTTGTCTGAAGAGAGACTGGACGACTTGTCTGAATTGTTCCTCAAAGACTTCAAGGATGGCCAAGTGGAGCGTCGTGGATGGCCTACGGAAGGAGGGTTCATTGCATACAAAGTGTCCAAGGCTCTTATGAATGCTTATTCCAGGATCCTTGCAAAGGAACATCCGTCGTTGTGCATCAATTGCGTGCATCCTGGTTTTGTCCAAACAGACATGAGCTTTCAAGTTGGAGATCTCACAGTCGAGGAGGGCGCAAGGGGAGCTCTCATGATGGCGCTGGCGCCAAAGGGAGGCATGACTGGTGGTTTCTTGAACCGCACAGAGGTCGCGCCATTCGTGTAA
- the LOC101784079 gene encoding salutaridine reductase, giving the protein MEEAIPKPSEKRVALVTGGNRGMGFEICRQLASSGLAVVLTARDEKRGAEAVDRLRGLGLPDVVFHQLEITEPASAARLADFVRNKFGKLDVLVNNAGTMGVTMEVGEAAVKEIMSSGKDQNEIAEWLKQRTTQSTQQGEECLRINYHGTKKVTEALLPLVLSSADGRIINVTSAFGLLRFFSGEELRRELSGIDTLTKRRLDELSALFVEDLKRGELGRRGWPADRVYAAYQASKALVCAYTRILARENAGLRVNCVHPGYVETEMNCNTGNLTAAEGASVSVAVALAERGGVTGAYFDRTEMASFV; this is encoded by the exons ATGGAAGAAGCGATCCCCAAGCCATCAGAGAAGAG GGTCGCCCTTGTCACCGGCGGGAACAGGGGCATGGGGTTCGAGATATGCCGGCAGCTGGCGTCCAGCGGGCTCGCCGTCGTCCTGACGGCGCGGGACGAGAAGAGGGGCGCCGAGGCGGTCGACAGGCTTCGCGGGCTCGGGCTGCCGGACGTCGTGTTCCACCAGCTGGAGATCACGGAGCCCGCCAGCGCCGCTCGCCTGGCTGATTTCGTCAGGAACAAGTTCGGCAAGCTCGACGTATTG GTCAACAACGCAGGAACCATGGGGGTCACGATGGAGGTTGGCGAGGCGGCCGTCAAGGAAATAATG AGTTCAGGCAAGGACCAGAACGAGATTGCAGAATGGCTGAAGCAGCGGACCACGCAGAGCACTCAGCAGGGAGAGGAGTGCCTGAGAATCAACTACCACGGCACCAAAAAGGTCACCGAGGCGCTGCTCCCACTCGTCCTATCCTCCGCCGATGGAAGGATCATCAATGTCACGTCAGCGTTTGGGCTGCTCAGG TTTTTCAGCGGCgaggagctccggcgggagctGAGCGGCATCGACACGTTGACCAAGCGGCGGCTGGACGAGCTGTCGGCGCTGTTCGTGGAGGACTTGAAGCGCGGGGAGCTGGGGCGCCGCGGGTGGCCGGCCGACCGGGTGTACGCGGCGTACCAGGCGTCCAAGGCGCTCGTGTGCGCCTACACGAGGATCCTCGCGAGGGAGAACGCCGGGCTGCGGGTCAACTGCGTCCACCCGGGCTACGTCGAGACCGAGATGAACTGTAACACGGGCAACCTGACGGCCGCGGAAGGCGCCAGCGTCTCCGTCGCGGTCGCTCTCGCCGAGCGGGGCGGCGTGACCGGGGCTTACTTCGACCGCACGGAGATGGCATCGTTTGTCTAA
- the LOC101785557 gene encoding LIM domain-containing protein PLIM2c, whose translation MSFTGTQDKCKTCDKTVHFIDLLTADGVSYHKTCFKCSHCKGTLSISSYSSMDGVLYCKTHFEQLFKETGTFSKKFQGGGSSNKSDQAKAPSKLSSAFSGTQDKCAACQKTVYPLEKMTLEGESYHKSCFKCSHGGCILTTSSYAALNGILYCKIHFSQLFKEKGSYNHLIQTAQTKKNEAAEAAPPEAPADAGVAE comes from the exons ATGTCTTTCACCGGCACGCAGGACAAGTGCAAAACCTGCGACAAGACGGTGCACTTCATCGACCTCCTCACCGCCGACGGCGTCTCCTACCACAAGACATGCTTCAAGTGCAGCCACTGCAAGGGCACCCTCTCG ATCAGCAGCTACTCTTCCATGGATGGTGTCCTGTACTGCAAGACCCACTTTGAGCAGCTCTTCAAGGAGACAGGGACATTCTCCAAGAAATTCCAAG GCGGTGGGTCTTCGAACAAGAGCGACCAG GCAAAAGCACCGAGCAAGCTATCGTCTGCATTCTCTGGAACTCAAGATAAATGCGCAGCGTGCCAAAAAACTGTGTATCCATTAGAAAAG ATGACGTTGGAAGGCGAGTCGTACCACAAGAGCTGCTTCAAGTGCTCGCACGGGGGCTGCATCCTGACCACCTCCTCCTACGCCGCGCTCAACGGCATCCTCTACTGCAAGATCCATTTCTCGCAGCTGTTCAAGGAGAAGGGCAGCTACAACCACCTCATCCAGACGGCGCAGACCAAGAAGAACGAGGCCGCGGAGGCTGCGCCGCCGGAGGCACCGGCGGATGCAGGGGTGGCGGAGTAG
- the LOC101775591 gene encoding uncharacterized protein LOC101775591, protein MEMWVRILNLPFGWMNERRGARAAGLIGKVIKLDVDSDGNASGPFLRVNNAVIGGIAIDVERLKGIQEQNSEEDLRTFVDGYLGSLQQNYELAKECLDDGNLAARGWLPPPVASAYAASKALVNAYSRLLARRQPSLVVCCVNPGFVRTGMSYGMGLVSAEAGAKPPVVLALRDEPGDSGLNFELFDFHTCVVKKQKKHD, encoded by the exons ATGGAGATGTGGGTGAGGATTCTAAATCTCCCTTTCGGCTGGATGAACGAGAGGAGGGGTGCTAGGGCTGCGGGCCTCATTGGCAAGGTAATCAAGCTGGACGTGGATTCAGATGGCAATGCAAGTGGACCATTTCTGCGC GTGAACAATGCAGTAATTGGTGGGATAGCCATTGATGTCGAAAGGTTAAAAGGGATCCAAGAGCAGAATTCTGAG GAAGATTTAAGAACTTTTGTGGATGGTTACTTGGGAAGTCTGCAACAAAATTATGAGCTGGCCAAGGAGTGTCTGGAT GACGGGAACCTGGCCGCCCGCGGCTGGCTGCCACCGCCGGTGGCGTCGGCCTACGCGGCGTCCAAGGCGCTGGTGAACGCCTACTCGAGGCTGCTGGCCAGGAGGCAGCCCTCGTTGGTGGTGTGCTGCGTCAACCCGGGCTTCGTGAGGACCGGCATGAGCTACGGCATGGGACTCGTCTCCGCGGAGGCGGGGGCCAAGCCGCCCGTCGTGCTCGCCCTGCGGGACGAGCCGGGTGACTCCGGACTCAACTTTGAGCTGTTTGAC TTTCATACTTGTGTTGTAAAGAAGCAAAAGAAACATGATTGA
- the LOC101775998 gene encoding plant UBX domain-containing protein 7 has protein sequence MDKQMVSTFMEITACESQAYAVQHLGSCRWNLDEAINLYFNSGDGGGAGPSAVSAPVPPEEEVAMKEDDDSYDAGFGGDDGVRAPIPSCVEALYEDDAYYGNHDAPYIGFGEEPYPPPVPSFHAQALSEIEATGWGVAAKPGEIAATGWEEAETGDGGHVGAEDVDSGEFHDDAEQEDSSSSSEEDSNLDDNMSYSDNEVDDYGFEMDEDDSSYYASIEEDGTEDAGEQPRPAQPQQQQDSLHALYQPPVDLMFVGSFHDAKVRATREDRFLLVNLQTLIGAGHFQSMLHNRDLWSDEQVKNAVKESFMLFLVQKSSTSSFHYLDQCSKVCSFYRLEDDQLPAVLILDPITGQLLNKWSGPMTPDEFMEYVDAYTKEKPSTMSVPKFVKRTSAPAVAAGEQEPASSSASAAAAVEQEPAATENSKPEIPKNAAPAGASCSEQEPVPAPEAEPPAEMVDDDEPMEGEKMYKLRIRFPDGSMVPKEFGCRRRVASLFAFCRSAVRGGGEAAAEQAAFQIMRFAGRGFEAVQAGGATFEDLGLNCATVSVVFEP, from the coding sequence ATGGACAAGCAAATGGTCTCCACGTTCATGGAGATCACGGCCTGCGAGTCGCAGGCTTACGCCGTGCAGCACCTCGGCTCGTGCCGCTGGAACCTGGACGAAGCAATCAATCTCTACTTcaactccggcgacggcggcggcgccggcccttCGGCCGTGTCCGCCCCGGTCCCgcccgaggaggaggtggcgatgAAGGAGGACGACGACAGCTACGACGCTGGcttcggcggcgacgacggcgtgcGCGCTCCTATCCCCTCGTGCGTTGAAGCATTGTACGAGGACGATGCGTACTACGGCAACCACGACGCCCCCTACATCGGGTTCGGGGAGGAGCCGtatccgccgccggtgccgtcgTTTCATGCGCAAGCACTAAGTGAGATAGAAGCGACCGGGTGGGGAGTCGCGGCGAAACCCGGCGAGATAGCAGCGACCGGGTGGGAAGAAGCGGAAACCGGCGATGGCGGACACGTCGGAGCGGAAGACGTCGACAGCGGCGAGTTCCACGACGATGCGGAGCAAGAagatagcagcagcagcagcgaagAGGACAGCAACCTAGACGACAACATGAGCTACAGTGACAACGAGGTCGACGACTACGGGTTCGAGATGGACGAAGACGACTCGTCGTACTACGCCTCTATAGAGGAAGACGGCACGGAGGATGCCGGGGAGCAACCACGGCcggcgcagccgcagcagcagcaggactcGCTGCACGCGCTGTACCAGCCTCCGGTGGACCTGATGTTCGTCGGATCCTTCCACGACGCCAAGGTACGCGCGACGAGGGAGGACCGGTTCCTGCTGGTCAACCTGCAGACGCTCATCGGCGCCGGCCACTTCCAGTCGATGCTGCACAACCGGGACTTGTGGTCGGACGAGCAGGTCAAGAATGCGGTGAAAGAAAGCTTCATGCTCTTCCTGGTCCAGAAGAGTAGCACGAGTAGCTTCCATTACTTAGACCAGTGCTCGAAGGTGTGTTCGTTCTACAGGCTCGAGGACGACCAACTGCCCGCCGTGCTGATCCTGGACCCGATCACGGGGCAGTTGCTGAACAAGTGGAGCGGCCCCATGACACCCGACGAGTTCATGGAGTACGTTGATGCATACACGAAAGAGAAGCCGAGCACGATGTCCGTGCCCAAGTTCGTCAAGAGGACATCCGCGCCTGCGGTTGCAGCTGGCGAGCAAGAACCGGCATCTTCATCTGCATCGGCCGCTGCAGCCGTCGAACAAGAACCGGCGGCGACTGAGAACTCTAAACCTGAAATTCCTAAGAACGCTGCCCCTGCCGGTGCCAGCTGCAGCGAGCAGGAGCCTGTACCGGCGCCCGAGGCTGAGCCACCCGCCGAGATGGTCGATGACGACGAGCCCATGGAAGGCGAGAAGATGTACAAGCTGAGGATACGGTTCCCCGACGGCAGCATGGTCCCCAAGGAGTTCGGCTGCAGGCGGAGGGTCGCGTCGCTCTTCGCGTTCTGCAGGTCGGCCGTGCGTggcggaggggaggcggcggcggagcaggcggcGTTCCAGATCATGAGGTTCGCCGGCCGCGGCTTTGAGGCGGTGCAGGCTGGCGGCGCGACGTTCGAGGATCTGGGCCTCAACTGCGCGACCGTGTCGGTTGTTTTCGAGCCGTAG
- the LOC101783675 gene encoding uncharacterized protein LOC101783675, with product MAMLNLNQLVSLQRQRQRRRQRHRRIRQIQARDGPISSRAKRKGSPCQNDDNSLDGQIKGYSGPNLPEDIWCHIHSLMPMRDAAQAACVSRAFLGSWRCYPNLAFTVETLGLNENACGNDKKSRDFASTVHHILKKHSGIGVKTFKLNVYNKHEVFLKTNKQEICLVDLENWLQIAIKPGIEELDLSLSERSAMYNFPCSLLSDGIGDSLRYLHLSSCNFHPTVRLGCLRSLTRLALCSVRITGDELECLLSSSFALEWLELKLCSGIICLKIPCLQQLSHLEVITCSRLHVVESKAPNLSSFRFAGDLNIQLSLLGTSRIKKYERFCSGTVFYARTELPSSMANLETLSIYSEVETVNTPMVPSKFLHLKFLTITLGGQTYDVFSLVSFFYASPSLETFILNVRPEESMERISLLEDPSNLRKISEHRHNKLKRVWMINFSSIKTLVELTCHILDSTTSLECLTMDTTHGAPRCSCSVNKSGKCLPMRRNALMEAHRALLAIQTYIKPKVPSTVELNVLEPCSRCHLLEV from the exons ATGGCGATGCTGAACCTGAACCAGCTGGTGTCattgcagcggcagcggcagcggcgccggcaaCGGCATCGGCGTATTCGCCAAATCCAAGCCCGTG ATGGACCAATTTCTTCACGGGCGAAACGTAAGGGCTCACCTTGTCAAAATGATGATAACTCTCTGGATGGTCAAATAAAGGGGTACTCAGGACCAAATCTTCCAGAG GACATCTGGTGTCATATACATTCCCTAATGCCAATGCGAGATGCTGCCCAAGCTGCCTGTGTGTCTCGAGCATTTTTAGGTTCCTGGAGATGCTATCCCAACCTCGCTTTTACTGTGGAGACTTTGGGCTTAAATGAAAATGCATGCGGAAATGATAAAAAATCAAGAGATTTTGCCAGTACAGTTCATCACATTCTGAAAAAACACTCTGGCATTGGCGTGAAGACATTCAAACTCAATGTTTACAATAAGCACGAGGTTTTTTTGAAAACTAATAAGCAAGAGATTTGTCTTGTTGATCTCGAGAATTGGCTTCAGATTGCCATTAAACCAGGGATTGAAGAACTGGACCTTTCTCTGTCTGAAAGAAGTGCAATGTATAACTTCCCATGCTCACTTTTATCTGATGGAATTGGAGACTCACTTCGATACCTTCACCTTTCCAGCTGTAACTTTCATCCCACGGTCAGACTTGGTTGCTTGAGAAGCTTGACAAGACTCGCGCTGTGTTCAGTGCGTATCACTGGGGACGAGTTAGAATGTCTACTGTCCAGTTCTTTTGCTTTGGAGTGGTTGGAACTCAAGCTTTGCAGTGGAATTATTTGCCTGAAAATACCTTGCCTGCAGCAGCTTAGCCACTTGGAGGTGATAACTTGCTCCAGGTTGCATGTGGTAGAGAGCAAAGCTCCGAATCTATCGAGTTTTCGCTTTGCTGGTGACCTCAATATACAACTCTCGCTTCTGGGAACATCACGAATTAAGAAATATGAAAGATTCTGTTCTGGTACTGTCTTTTATGCTCGTACTGAGCTTCCATCTAGCATGGCAAATCTCGAAACTCTTTCCATATATTCTGAAGTTGAG ACAGTCAATACGCCAATGGTGCCTAGCAAGTTCCTTCACCTCAAGTTTTTGACTATTACTCTTGGTGGACAGACATATGACGTTTTTTCTCTGGTTTCTTTCTTTTATGCTTCTCCTTCCCTGGAGACTTTCATCTTGAAT GTGCGCCCGGAGGAATCAATGGAGCGTATCTCACTTCTTGAAGATCCCTCAAATCTAAGGAAGATATCAGAGCACCGCCACAACAAGCTCAAGCGTGTGTGGATGATCAATTTCTCTTCTATAAAGACCTTGGTTGAGTTGACATGTCATATTCTTGATTCTACAACGTCACTCGAGTGCCTTACAATGGACACCACTCATGGTGCGCCTAGATGTTCATGTTCTGTCAACAAATCTGGAAAATGCTTGCCAATGCGCAGGAATGCACTTATGGAAGCCCATAGAGCACTCTTGGCTATCCAAACGTACATAAAGCCGAAAGTTCCCTCCACAGTCGAGTTAAATGTTTTGGAGCCCTGCAGCCGGTGTCACCTGCTTGAGGTTTAG
- the LOC101784494 gene encoding salutaridine reductase — MLPKLKSKYFLLSVDQLSRGWSRNRAREVLTKRVNFSRGSCSLHMDGIAQSLPGKEIALVTGGNKGIGLEICKQLASSGVTVVLTARDERRGIEAVGALGALGLSNVVFHQLEVSDPSSAARSADFIKEKFGKLDILVNNAGTVGTTTEIGNPETFWHELASIDPVERLEWIRKRTTEPHEKAEECLRTNYHGIKFVTKALLPLLLSSSHGRIINMSSRYGLLRFFRGEELKQELNNVDNLSEERLDELSELFLKDFKDGQLKPRGWPTDGGYSAYRVSKALMNAYSRILAKEHPSLCINCVHPGYVQTDMNFQDGDLTVEEGARGPLMMALLPKGGMTGAYIYCTEVASFM, encoded by the exons ATGTTACCAAAGCTCAAATCCAAATATTTCCTCCTCTCCGTTGACCAGCTCTCCAGGGGCTGGTCTAGGAACAGGGCAAGGGAGGTGCTGACTAAAAGAGTAAAT TTCTCCAGGGGCAGCTGTTCGTTACACATGGACGGGATCGCACAAAGCCTACCAGGAAAAGA GATTGCCTTGGTCACAGGAGGCAACAAAGGAATTGGGCTGGAAATATGCAAGCAACTGGCTTCTAGTGGAGTCACGGTGGTCTTGACAGCGAGGGATGAGAGGAGGGGCATTGAAGCAGTTGGCGCCCTTGGAGCGCTCGGGCTATCCAACGTCGTGTTTCATCAACTGGAGGTTAGTGATCCGTCGAGCGCTGCACGTTCAGCTGATTTTATCAAGGAGAAGTTTGGCAAGCTGGATATACTG GTCAACAATGCCGGAACTGTTGGGACGACAACAGAGATCGGCAACCCAGAAACCTTTTGGCATGAG CTTGCAAGCATTGATCCCGTGGAAAGGCTTGAATGGATCAGAAAGCGCACCACGGAGCCTCATGAGAAAGCAGAAGAATGCTTAAGGACAAACTATCATGGGATCAAATTTGTCACAAAAGCactgcttcctctcctcctatCTTCATCCCATGGGAGGATTATTAACATGTCATCTCGTTATGGACTACTGAGG TTTTTCCGTGGTGAGGAACTTAAACAAGAGCTCAACAATGTCGACAACCTATCTGAAGAAAGACTTGATGAGCTGTCAGAATTGTTCCTCAAGGACTTCAAGGATGGCCAACTAAAGCCTCGTGGATGGCCAACGGATGGAGGGTACAGTGCGTATAGAGTGTCCAAGGCTCTTATGAATGCTTATTCCAGGATCCTTGCCAAGGAGCATCCATCACTCTGTATCAATTGTGTGCATCCTGGCTATGTCCAGACGGACATGAACTTTCAAGATGGAGATTTGACGGTTGAGGAGGGCGCAAGAGGACCTCTTATGATGGCCCTCTTGCCAAAGGGAGGAATGACTGGCGCGTACATATACTGCACAGAGGTTGCATCCTTCATGTAA